From the Erythrolamprus reginae isolate rEryReg1 chromosome Z, rEryReg1.hap1, whole genome shotgun sequence genome, one window contains:
- the LOC139154088 gene encoding vomeronasal type-2 receptor 26-like, which yields MVEEVKITTKFWKDLWEVTDQFPYEYSKPGDIIIGGIAAQFDSLLEISNFEEHPETKVVEELMAMLKNYQHVISLIFAVQQINENPNILPNISIGFHIYDSYNNAKMSYQNTLKLLSARRKIIPNYSCKKQANLIAVIGGLDAKVSLHMATILGIYKIPQIACCVFAPVMNIKTQLPFFYRMIPSETNQYMGLIKLLLFFQWKWIGIISPDDDQGEKFVQDLLPMLSQYAICAAIIERTLTLSGVLENFESFEPLVAMAASLAKPNVKVYIVNADSQAVACLKWLLYLYGSLGSSTQVTIGKVWLMTAQWDFSSETFHRHFDIHFFHGALSLASHSKEVLGFTKFLHSLHPIWSKEDGFIKIFWEQAFDCLFPNSYEGKENNNSCTGEENLESLPGTLFEMTMTSHSYSIYNAVHAVVHALHKMFLSSTQIKSYLSFRLNPPKLLHWQLHHFLRTISFNNSVGDTISFDENGELVAGFDVINWITFPNKSFISMKVGYLDPQALSDHQLTIYEDAITWHSSFNQILPVALCNEKCHPGYRQKKKEGQPFCCYNCVPCPVGKISDQKDMDNCYQCPEEQFPNENKNQCIVKKLHFLSFLDPLGIILAFLALSFVLLTILILGVFIKNQNTPIVKANNRDLTYCLLISLLLCFLCSLLFIGQPQIVTCYLRQITFGIIFTVAVACILAKTITVVLAFMATKPGSRIRKWVGKRLIILILFGCSSIQASICAAWLRTAPPFPEFDMHSLPGEIIVQCNEGSLGMFYYVLGYLGFLAIVSFTVAFLARKLPDTFNEAKFITFSMLLFCSVWLSFIPSYQGTNGKYMVAVEIFSILASGAGLLSCIFFPKCYIIILKPELNIKEQLIKKST from the exons ATGGTTgaagaggtgaaaataacaacaaagttctggaaagatctctgggaggtcactgatcag TTCCCATATGAGTATTCCAAACCGGGGGACATAATAATCGGAGGGATTGCTGCACAATTTGATTCCCTGCTAGAAATAAGCAACTTTGAGGAACATCCCGAAACAAAGGTGGTAGAAGAACTCAT GGCAATGTTAAAAAATTACCAACATGTCATTTCATTAATATTTGCTGTGCAGCAGATCAATGAGAATCCCAATATATTGCCAAATATCAGCATagggtttcatatttatgacagttacaatAATGCAAAGATGTCTTATCAAAACACCCTGAAACTTCTGTCTGCCCGAAGGAAGATTATTCCAAATTATAGCTGCAAGAAGCAAGCTAATCTGATAGCTGTCATTGGAGGACTTGATGCCAAAGTCTCTCTACATATGGCTACTATTTTAGGCATCTATAAGATTCCACAG attgcttgctgtgtGTTTGCTCCAGTAATGAACATTAAAACACAGCTCCCTTTTTTCTACCGGATGATCCCTAGTGAAACAAATCAATACATGGGACTTATTAAGCTGCTCCTTTTTTTCCAATGGAAATGGATTGGAATTATTTCACCAGATGATGATCAAGGAGAAAAATTTGTGCAGGACTTGTTACCCATGCTTTCCCAGTATGCAATTTGTGCAGCAATCATTGAAAGAACACTAACCCTTTCTGGTGTTTTAGAGAATTTTGAGTCATTTGAACCCCTTGTTGCTATGGCTGCTTCATTAGCCAAACCCAATGTCAAAGTCTATATTGTAAATGCAGATTCTCAAGCTGTGGCATGCTTGAAATGGCTGCTATATCTTTATGGAAGCTTGGGAAGTTCAACACAAGTAACCATAGGCAAAGTGTGGCTTATGACAGCTCAGTGGGATTTCTCATCAGAGACATTTCACCGACATTTTGATATACATTTTTTTCATGGTGCCTTGTCTTTGGCAAGTCATTCAAAAGAAGTGCTTGGATTTACAAAATTTCTGCATTCTCTACACCCTATCTGGTCAAAAGAAGATGGGTTTATCAAGATCTTCTGGGAACAAGCATTCGATTGCCTCTTTCCTAATTCTTATGAGGGTAAAGAGAACAACAATTCTTGCACCGGAGAAGAGAACTTGGAAAGTCTTCCTGGGACACTCTTTGAAATGACTATGACTAGCCACAGTTACAGCATTTACAATGCAGTCCATGCCGTAGTACACGCTTTGCATAAAATGTTCTTATCTTCCACCCAAATTAAATCTTATCTTTCATTTAGGTTAAATCCTCCAAAACTACTACATTGGCAG CTTCACCATTTCCTAAGGACCATTTCATTTAACAATAGTGTTGGAGACACCATATCATTTGATGAAAATGGGGAATTGGTAGCTGGATTTGATGTTATCAACTGGATCACTTTCCCAAACAAATCTTTTATTTCTATGAAAGTTGGATATCTGGATCCACAAGCTTTAAGTGATCATCAATTAACTATTTATGAAGATGCTATCACATGGCATAGTTCATTTAATCAA ATACTTCCTGTTGCTCTGTGTAATGAGAAATGCCATCCAGGTTACagacaaaagaagaaggaaggacaacCATTCTGCTGCTACAATTGTGTTCCTTGTCCAGTTGGGAAGATTTCAGACCAGAAAG acaTGGACAACTGTTATCAGTGCCCAGAAGAACAATTTCCAAATGAGAACAAAAACCAATGCATTGTCAAGAAATtacattttctctctttcctggatCCTTTGGGGATTATTTTAGCATTTTTAGCTCTCTCTTTTGTTCTGCTCACAATTCTGATACTAGGAGTTTTCATCAAGAACCAGaacactcccattgtcaaagccaacaaccgggacctcacCTACTGCCTGCTCATCTCCTTACTGCTTTGTTTTCTCTGCTCCTTGTTATTTATTGGCCAGCCACAAATAGTGACTTGCTATTTACGACAAATTACTTTTGGTATCATCTTCACTGTGGCTGTTGCTTGTATATTAGCTAAAACAATAACTGTAGTTCTAGCTTTTATGGCCACAAAGCCAGGATCTAGGATAAGGAAATGGGTTGGGAAAAGGTTGATCATTCTTATCCTGTTTGGTTGTTCCTCCATTCAGGCTAGTATTTGTGCTGCATGGTTGCGCACAGCTCCTCCTTTCCCAGAGTTTGATATGCATTCCCTTCCTGGAGAAATTATAGtgcaatgcaatgaaggatcGCTTGGTATGTTTTATTATGTCTTGGGCTACTTGGGATTTTTGGCTATAGTCAGCTTCACTGTGGCTTTCCTAGCCAGGAAGTTGCCAGAtactttcaatgaagccaagttcatcacTTTTAGCATGCTGCTCTTCTGCAGTGTGTGGctgtccttcattccttcatatcAGGGCACTAATGGGAAATatatggtggctgtggagatcttctctaTCTTGGCATCTGGTGCTGGATTATTAAGCTGTATCTTTTTCCCTAAGTGTTACATCATTATCCTAAAACCTGAACTGAACATCAAGGAACAGTTGATAAAGAAAAGCACTTAA